One window of the Candidatus Dependentiae bacterium genome contains the following:
- a CDS encoding carbohydrate kinase family protein gives MKKVLTIGGATQDIFLEYICPPELHQSGYVLLPIGKKLEVKDLVYATGGGATNAATSFARLGFTTESFFKIGTDTAGDMLLKALHTDYIATTHVIRSHEVQTGTSFIIPCPSGERTVLVYRGANTTLQQQELPLHVIDTHDIIYITSLSETTASLIVPITTHAAAHKKLVATNPGTSQLIDGARYLHDALPYIDILILNSHEAQLLAQTFNKKSHSISLEAKSDLPPLLNSVQKNKFNILEFFAIIHNQGVQTIVVTNGADGVYVFNQNEIYYHPAPQVEVISTIGAGDAFGSSFVAYLAQSKPVEDAIRAGIIQSGSVLQYTDAKTGLLSTQDLEQQIVQLNKQLLQKFMVKK, from the coding sequence ATGAAAAAGGTACTAACCATTGGAGGAGCCACACAAGACATATTTCTAGAATATATATGTCCACCAGAATTACATCAATCCGGGTATGTACTATTACCAATTGGCAAAAAGCTAGAGGTTAAGGATCTCGTATACGCAACAGGTGGCGGCGCTACAAATGCCGCCACCTCATTTGCTCGACTTGGTTTTACTACAGAAAGCTTTTTTAAAATAGGCACGGACACCGCTGGCGATATGTTGCTCAAAGCACTACATACGGATTATATAGCAACCACGCATGTAATACGCTCACATGAAGTACAAACAGGAACTTCTTTTATTATTCCATGCCCATCAGGCGAACGTACCGTGCTGGTATATCGTGGTGCAAATACTACCTTACAGCAACAAGAGCTTCCCCTACATGTTATTGATACACATGATATTATATACATCACTTCATTAAGTGAAACTACAGCTTCACTCATTGTACCCATAACCACACATGCAGCAGCGCACAAAAAACTGGTAGCAACCAATCCGGGAACCAGTCAATTGATTGATGGTGCACGTTATTTGCATGATGCGCTACCATACATCGATATTTTAATTTTAAATAGCCATGAAGCCCAACTACTTGCACAAACATTCAACAAAAAATCACATTCTATCAGTCTAGAGGCTAAATCTGATCTGCCACCACTGCTTAATTCTGTACAAAAAAATAAATTTAATATTCTTGAATTTTTTGCGATCATACACAACCAAGGCGTACAGACTATAGTTGTTACTAATGGTGCAGATGGTGTGTATGTATTTAATCAAAACGAAATCTATTATCATCCAGCACCTCAAGTTGAAGTAATCAGCACTATAGGAGCCGGCGATGCATTTGGTTCAAGCTTTGTAGCATATCTTGCACAAAGCAAACCCGTAGAGGATGCAATACGTGCCGGTATTATACAAAGTGGTTCTGTGTTGCAATACACTGATGCAAAAACAGGATTATTATCCACACAAGACCTTGAACAACAGATAGTACAATTAAATAAGCAGTTATTACAAAAATTCATGGTAAAAAAGTAG
- the lon gene encoding endopeptidase La: MKTVLNTHALDSIPDIFPVIPTMDVVVFPHMIVPLLVLDEKIIKGINAALQSSKKVLLLAARNPVDNHGAIGTNDLYQTGTIATIMRLIKIPEGGIKILVQGLCKGRALEILTEEDSLHARVEYVQVEENDPATLFTAVKNIKSIAEKMASAGYTFSPDFHTILAKMEDPEKIADFILSHLNLDVIQAQKLLESPSQKEFLDLVYQYLKKEVEVAEVQEKIRNNARESMNNSQKEFYLREQLKAIKRELGDDDQEDFDKMHAQLDALNMPEDQKTEVRRQINRLERTAPESLEATVTRNYLEWVFALPWGIESEENLDISHAKAVLEEDHFGLKEIKERILDFISVRNLKQDGYAPILCFVGPPGTGKTSLGKSIAKSLNREYARISLGGVKDEAEIRGHRRTYVGAMPGRFIQALRKAGSCNPVVIIDELDKIGSDFRGDPSAAMLEVLDPQQNKTFYDNYLGLPFDLSKIMFIATANGLDSISGPLRDRMEVIELSGYTLEEKTNIAHQHLVQKAVIDTGLENQGITISDEVLKEIISTYTRESGVRQLERVIRTLCSKAARNLVEGKKLESFSVENIERFLGPRKFLEDEVHKNDQVGISNGLAWTIYGGELLKIETVLMPGRGKLLLTGQMGDVMKESAQAALSYARAHAKQFGIDDNAFVKNDLHIHIPAGAIPKDGPSAGITMLTAILSALTNRPINAHYAMTGELNLQGEVMPIGGVKEKILAAKRNKMSHVILPHKNKNDLVGLEDIAKDIEVVLVQHADEVLERVLLQPNKIIREQ, from the coding sequence ATGAAGACTGTATTGAACACTCATGCACTAGATAGCATCCCGGATATATTCCCGGTTATCCCAACTATGGATGTTGTAGTGTTTCCACACATGATTGTGCCATTATTGGTTCTTGATGAAAAAATCATCAAAGGCATTAATGCTGCTTTACAATCATCCAAAAAAGTTCTATTACTTGCGGCACGCAATCCGGTAGATAATCATGGCGCAATTGGTACCAATGATTTATATCAAACAGGAACCATTGCAACTATCATGCGTCTGATTAAAATACCTGAAGGCGGGATAAAAATCCTTGTACAAGGTCTATGTAAAGGACGTGCATTAGAAATCCTGACCGAAGAAGATAGTCTGCATGCACGAGTAGAATATGTGCAAGTAGAAGAAAATGATCCCGCTACCTTATTCACTGCCGTAAAAAATATAAAAAGCATTGCAGAAAAAATGGCTTCTGCAGGCTATACATTCAGCCCTGACTTTCATACCATTCTTGCCAAAATGGAAGATCCAGAAAAAATTGCCGATTTTATTTTATCTCATCTGAACTTGGATGTGATACAAGCACAAAAATTACTTGAATCTCCAAGTCAGAAAGAATTTCTGGACCTGGTTTATCAATATCTTAAAAAAGAAGTCGAAGTCGCTGAAGTTCAAGAAAAAATACGCAACAATGCCCGAGAATCAATGAACAATTCACAAAAAGAATTTTATTTACGTGAACAACTAAAAGCTATCAAACGTGAATTGGGCGATGATGATCAAGAAGATTTTGATAAAATGCACGCACAACTTGATGCTCTTAATATGCCCGAAGATCAAAAAACAGAAGTCCGCAGGCAAATTAATCGCCTTGAACGTACCGCTCCTGAATCATTAGAAGCTACGGTAACACGTAACTACTTAGAATGGGTATTTGCATTACCATGGGGCATAGAATCCGAAGAAAATTTAGATATAAGTCATGCAAAAGCAGTACTTGAGGAAGATCACTTTGGCCTCAAGGAAATAAAAGAACGTATCCTGGATTTTATCTCAGTGCGTAACTTAAAACAAGATGGCTATGCACCTATTTTGTGTTTTGTTGGTCCTCCAGGTACCGGTAAAACTTCTCTGGGTAAATCAATTGCAAAAAGTTTGAATCGTGAATACGCACGTATCTCACTTGGTGGGGTAAAAGATGAAGCAGAAATTAGAGGTCATCGCCGCACATATGTGGGGGCAATGCCAGGTAGATTTATTCAAGCATTACGCAAGGCTGGCTCGTGTAATCCAGTGGTAATTATCGACGAGCTTGACAAAATTGGCTCGGACTTTAGAGGTGATCCATCAGCAGCTATGCTTGAGGTACTGGATCCACAACAAAATAAAACATTTTATGATAACTACCTCGGTTTGCCTTTTGATTTATCAAAAATAATGTTTATTGCAACTGCGAATGGCTTAGATAGTATTTCTGGCCCATTACGTGACCGTATGGAAGTCATTGAGCTCTCTGGCTATACACTCGAAGAAAAAACAAATATTGCTCATCAACATTTGGTACAAAAAGCTGTTATTGATACGGGACTTGAAAACCAAGGTATTACTATATCTGATGAGGTACTCAAAGAAATTATTTCTACCTATACGCGTGAATCGGGTGTTCGTCAATTGGAACGTGTCATCCGTACTTTGTGTTCAAAAGCAGCACGAAACCTAGTAGAAGGCAAAAAACTAGAATCATTTAGCGTAGAAAACATTGAGCGCTTTTTAGGTCCACGTAAATTCCTTGAAGATGAAGTCCACAAAAATGATCAAGTTGGTATTTCAAATGGACTTGCCTGGACAATATATGGTGGTGAATTGCTTAAGATTGAAACAGTACTCATGCCTGGCCGTGGTAAATTACTATTGACCGGACAAATGGGCGATGTTATGAAGGAATCAGCACAGGCAGCATTGAGTTATGCACGTGCACACGCTAAACAATTTGGCATTGATGACAATGCGTTTGTTAAAAACGATTTACATATTCACATACCGGCTGGCGCAATACCAAAAGATGGTCCGTCTGCAGGTATTACCATGCTGACTGCTATTCTTTCTGCATTAACTAATAGACCAATTAACGCACATTATGCCATGACTGGAGAACTCAACCTACAAGGTGAAGTTATGCCAATTGGTGGGGTAAAAGAAAAAATACTCGCTGCAAAACGTAACAAAATGTCTCACGTAATTTTACCGCACAAAAACAAAAATGATTTAGTTGGCCTGGAAGATATTGCAAAAGATATAGAAGTGGTGTTGGTACAACATGCAGATGAGGTGTTAGAACGCGTATTATTACAACCAAATAAAATAATACGGGAACAATAA
- a CDS encoding ABC transporter ATP-binding protein: MSTAVLAIKQIEKFFIVGGVKINILHNLSASFAQGASYAITGVSGTGKSTLMHILAGLDKPNAGSVLFNDRNIAHFSAHERSLFLNQSVGLVFQAPYLIRELTVLENIMVPGIIAGMTRDQCSARATELLDHVQLSHKKDTKVAMLSGGQQQRVALARALFNKPAFLLADEPTGNLDEQTGKAIVELLHTCHKTYNMGIIVSTHDSYVAASMHYRYYLEQGVLQPR, translated from the coding sequence ATGAGTACTGCCGTACTAGCAATAAAACAAATAGAAAAGTTTTTTATTGTTGGTGGTGTAAAAATAAATATTTTGCATAATTTGTCAGCCTCATTTGCTCAGGGTGCATCGTATGCTATTACCGGCGTATCTGGTACAGGTAAATCTACATTGATGCATATTTTGGCTGGACTTGATAAACCTAATGCGGGATCTGTGTTATTTAATGATAGAAACATTGCACATTTTTCCGCACATGAGCGTTCATTGTTCCTGAATCAATCAGTAGGTCTTGTTTTCCAGGCACCGTATTTAATCCGCGAATTGACCGTGCTAGAAAACATTATGGTACCGGGTATTATTGCAGGCATGACTCGTGATCAATGCAGTGCGCGTGCAACTGAGCTACTTGATCACGTACAATTAAGTCACAAAAAAGATACTAAAGTTGCCATGTTATCAGGTGGGCAGCAACAACGCGTAGCACTTGCGCGAGCCTTATTCAATAAACCGGCATTTTTACTTGCCGATGAACCTACCGGGAATTTAGATGAGCAAACGGGTAAAGCTATAGTAGAGCTCTTGCATACCTGTCATAAAACGTACAATATGGGAATTATTGTCAGTACACATGATTCCTACGTTGCAGCTAGCATGCACTATAGATATTATCTGGAACAAGGTGTGTTACAACCGAGATAA
- the murJ gene encoding murein biosynthesis integral membrane protein MurJ produces MVTRKAIVQKTKQFSIFTLLSRCLGIIREMLMIEYLGISMDSDAFLTAFRIPNMLRKTFAEGALSAIFVPTIIQTMRTSGKKSVGQLMTFGFVAFEGFLVCLTALIIWQADWVISLFAPGFPVEQIAKAISFLKILMPFILFISSSALLAGALQAVDHFFIVAFAPVLLNLVFISALLICNYFALPVTVLCWFILFGGFIQFFAHLIIYLKLNFSFDGIRIEDVRRFTHVVVKFLPCFISMSVMEIGLIIDQRFASYLGVGSISLINYGNRFMGIPLGVFAAALSTILLPHFSRVALAAPGRLKLYVLEAAKLVFWVMIPISVLMFFFAEKIFLTLFLSQKFTMVHVVQAAYILRAFLFGLFFFAINKILLSMYYAKNSVWVPASITMISVVCNAILNSILINIWGLTGLALATSFAEIIRTALFVIILMKLMHISFDFRRFSIFALHYLIQIIIVGIPFTILYYALDWLFAGLPMTFAYFFLENIGLWIWVGPLSLAFFYVLWWSRTHFKVKLYFLEQ; encoded by the coding sequence ATGGTTACTCGCAAAGCAATTGTACAAAAAACAAAACAATTTAGCATATTCACCTTACTCAGTCGTTGCCTTGGTATTATACGTGAGATGTTGATGATTGAATATTTGGGTATAAGTATGGATTCTGATGCTTTTTTAACTGCATTTAGAATTCCAAATATGTTACGTAAAACATTTGCAGAGGGAGCTTTATCTGCCATATTTGTGCCTACTATTATTCAGACCATGCGCACGTCGGGCAAAAAATCAGTTGGCCAATTAATGACATTTGGGTTTGTAGCATTTGAGGGATTTCTTGTATGTTTGACTGCATTAATTATTTGGCAAGCTGATTGGGTTATCTCTTTATTTGCACCCGGTTTTCCGGTTGAGCAAATTGCAAAAGCTATATCTTTTTTAAAGATTCTTATGCCGTTTATTTTATTTATTTCAAGCAGTGCATTGCTTGCAGGGGCATTGCAGGCGGTTGATCATTTCTTTATTGTTGCGTTTGCTCCGGTATTACTTAATCTCGTATTTATTAGCGCGCTTCTTATTTGTAATTACTTTGCATTACCTGTTACAGTGCTTTGTTGGTTTATATTGTTCGGTGGGTTTATACAGTTTTTTGCACATCTGATTATATATCTTAAGTTAAACTTTAGTTTTGATGGTATACGTATTGAAGATGTAAGAAGATTTACGCATGTAGTCGTGAAGTTTTTACCTTGCTTTATTAGCATGAGTGTTATGGAAATTGGGCTTATTATTGATCAGCGATTTGCTTCTTATTTAGGAGTTGGCAGTATTTCGCTTATCAACTATGGCAATCGATTTATGGGAATACCCCTAGGTGTTTTTGCTGCGGCACTTTCTACTATCTTATTACCACATTTTTCTCGTGTAGCATTAGCAGCTCCTGGCCGCTTGAAATTGTATGTGCTTGAAGCGGCTAAGTTAGTATTCTGGGTTATGATTCCGATTTCTGTGTTAATGTTCTTTTTTGCCGAAAAAATATTTTTAACGTTGTTTCTTTCCCAAAAGTTTACCATGGTACATGTAGTACAAGCGGCATATATTTTACGTGCATTTCTATTTGGGTTATTTTTCTTTGCAATTAATAAGATTTTATTAAGCATGTATTATGCAAAAAATAGTGTATGGGTACCTGCAAGTATTACGATGATTTCTGTGGTGTGTAATGCGATACTTAATAGTATTTTGATCAATATTTGGGGCCTTACCGGATTAGCATTAGCAACAAGCTTTGCAGAAATAATTCGTACGGCTTTATTTGTAATCATCTTGATGAAGCTTATGCATATATCTTTTGATTTTAGACGGTTTTCTATATTTGCATTGCATTACTTAATACAAATTATTATTGTTGGCATACCATTTACCATATTGTACTATGCGTTGGACTGGTTATTTGCAGGGTTACCAATGACCTTTGCATATTTTTTCTTGGAAAATATTGGTTTATGGATATGGGTTGGGCCATTGTCACTTGCATTCTTTTATGTGCTTTGGTGGTCGCGCACACATTTTAAAGTTAAACTTTACTTTTTAGAGCAATAG
- a CDS encoding NUDIX domain-containing protein — protein MRQLESAGIIVFYDNNGMREYLLLYYPHGHWDLPKGKLEAGETKEQAAVRELAEETGLSAELISGFTESLSYVYTEADGVLTKKTVYFFLGRVETKDVMLSHEHSGYIWLPFNDAIKRLSFDNAKSVLQKANNYQVE, from the coding sequence ATGAGACAGTTAGAATCTGCCGGCATCATAGTTTTTTATGACAACAATGGTATGCGTGAATATTTGTTATTGTACTATCCGCATGGGCACTGGGATTTACCCAAGGGCAAACTTGAAGCAGGAGAAACAAAAGAACAAGCAGCAGTACGTGAATTAGCAGAAGAGACAGGCTTGAGCGCTGAGTTGATTTCTGGATTTACTGAATCACTTTCATATGTTTATACAGAAGCTGATGGTGTACTCACCAAAAAAACAGTCTATTTTTTCTTGGGTCGTGTAGAAACAAAAGATGTAATGCTTTCCCATGAACATAGTGGCTATATTTGGTTACCTTTTAATGATGCAATAAAGCGGTTGAGCTTTGATAATGCGAAGAGTGTTTTGCAGAAAGCGAATAATTACCAGGTTGAGTAG
- a CDS encoding leucine-rich repeat domain-containing protein, translated as MNYTVIILCSLLASQTLSAMENVVWVAGAIPVLGSILLRKKQSEQMQRHSHSIADLIHQNMIPLGSKWQLLQAKDLVSLAGIDKLSHVKNLDLRDNNIDAISSNDINKQLSLENLNLAHNNISQIHTDIFVWLPQLKHLDLRGNPICFDEVKKEQIRQAVPDDCTVVFEDTVVSLVHSNSFEDDHTLYFEYNK; from the coding sequence ATGAATTATACAGTAATCATTTTATGTTCTTTATTAGCATCACAAACATTATCAGCTATGGAAAATGTAGTATGGGTAGCAGGCGCAATACCTGTGTTGGGCAGTATATTACTACGCAAAAAACAATCTGAACAAATGCAAAGACATTCCCACAGCATTGCCGATCTTATTCACCAGAACATGATTCCCCTAGGATCAAAGTGGCAATTGCTTCAAGCAAAAGACCTGGTCAGTCTTGCCGGTATTGATAAATTATCTCACGTAAAAAATCTGGATCTGCGCGACAACAATATAGATGCTATTTCTAGTAATGATATTAACAAGCAACTTAGTTTAGAAAATCTTAATCTTGCTCATAATAATATTTCTCAGATACATACAGATATTTTTGTATGGTTACCACAATTAAAGCATCTTGACTTACGTGGCAACCCCATTTGTTTTGATGAAGTTAAAAAAGAGCAAATTCGCCAAGCTGTACCGGATGACTGTACAGTTGTTTTTGAAGATACAGTAGTGTCATTAGTTCATAGCAATTCATTTGAAGATGATCACACACTTTATTTTGAATACAACAAATAA
- a CDS encoding 4'-phosphopantetheinyl transferase superfamily protein has protein sequence MIVGIGIDSVDIQRFAHWHIYNPQILRRIFSDQEIDYCLQNNTKSAERFAVRFAAREALFKALTMHAPGHNIPFLTLCRAVSIQKHMNVPSLHINWPTIQRWYPYEPVTPLLSLTHTQHIATAWIVLQKHDNYQP, from the coding sequence ATGATAGTTGGTATTGGCATTGATTCAGTAGATATACAGCGGTTTGCTCATTGGCATATATATAATCCACAGATATTACGGCGTATTTTTTCCGATCAAGAAATTGATTATTGCTTGCAAAATAATACAAAAAGCGCTGAACGCTTTGCCGTACGCTTTGCCGCCCGCGAGGCATTATTCAAGGCATTAACCATGCATGCACCAGGGCACAACATACCATTTTTAACATTATGTAGAGCAGTTTCAATTCAAAAGCATATGAATGTTCCAAGCTTACACATCAACTGGCCTACCATACAGCGATGGTACCCCTATGAACCAGTAACTCCTTTATTATCATTAACCCATACCCAACATATCGCCACTGCCTGGATTGTATTGCAAAAGCATGATAATTATCAACCCTAA